CTGATCTCGGCCTCCATCTCCGACACACCCAGCTTCACGCGGGTGGCGGCCGGGGCTGCGCCAGAGACGCCCGCCACGCCATTACGCTGCTGCTTGCGTGCCCAGTTGCCTATCGTCGCCACCGGTACCCCGAGGCGGCGTGCCGCCTCGTTATGCCCTACAGAATTGGCCAACCTTGCCGCTTCCGTGCGAAATTCCTCGGTGTAGCGACGATTCGGTACGTTCTTTTCGACCATCTCGACCTCCGTTCAACAGATTATCCAACATCTCTGCTGTACGTCGTTTCGAGGCATGGTCAAGATGACCAACGGCGAGGGAGACAGCAAAGAGCACGACCAACACGCCACAACCGATGGCGATTTGCTTGCGAACGGGCATGACCTGTTTGGGGTGAGTGAATACGTTCATCATCAGCGGATCTCCTCGCAAAGATTCAGGTGGTCACCCACGCGGAACGACCCGTAGGTCGGTACAACAGCGGTAGGCGATTCGAGGCATTGGTAACCACCGACCACCCAGAAGCTGGCAGCGCAAATCGAGATGAGCCATGCGGCAAAGACGACAATCCCCATGCTCAGCCCCAACTCGATGTACGTCCCGTGCAACGCCTTGCGCTCGTAGTCACGGTCGTACTGTAGTTTTTTCCACTTTTCCTGTTTCTTCGTATCGTCCGAACGTTCGTGAACGGGCAGTCCGGCGTCCGCGGCGTGCATCGCCTTCAACTCACGCTCGACCGCGCCGATCTTCCCGCCGAGCTTCGAGATGATCCACATGGTGTACGCCGAGCGCAGCGCTACATACACACTGAACAGGAGGAAAGCCGCACCAACCAAACCGATGACGACGGCAAAGAGCATCGGGACGGGGATGATCGGGTCTGCATGGTGCGAGGTCGATCGCATAACCGAGAGGGCCGCGAGGATGATGGTCCAGGTGATCCCCAAGAACCAAAACGACGCTACATTTCGTAATGAATACTTTGACATGTTTCCTCCCCCAAGCGTTGTATGTGTAAGTTCAACCTAGGGGATTCGACAAGCGTGTCAATAGCCAAACACCATAAATATGTGCAAAAGCACATCATTGAAACAACGATGTGCTTGAACCTTATTGGTGATGCGCGAAGAACGAATCGATGGCCTTGCTCGCGTCCTTGACTTGAGCTTGGTCATGTGCCGTCAGCCGGTTGTACACCACAGCCTCGTGAGTCACGCGGGCCGAATGCGGAGCAGGGTGTTGCGCCGGCGTTGCCGCATGCACTGCGGGTAAAGCAGATGCAGGTTCGACATGCCAGGCCCGCCCCGTCAAATCAGCGTGCGGGACCAAGGCGGGAGCAGGGGCTGCAACTTGGGACGCAGGTGCAACGCTCGACGCAGCAGGAGCTACGACCGCAGCCACAGGCGGAGCCACCACAGGCGCGGGCGGCTTGTGACCCAGCATGAATCCAGCCACGCACACGACCACGGCCACCGTGGTGACACCGGCGGGCAAGACCCACGATGGGACGGCAAGACCGAACGGTTTGGCAGGGGCTTCAATCGAACTCGCTTCATGCACCGGCTCGACGAACACGTTTTCCTCGTTTAGAACCTCGCCGGTTTCCAAATCCACACGCGACACGCGTAGGGGCTCGACTGGAGTGGGCGGAACCTCCACGGCCGGAGCAGGTACGGGCGTGGGAGCCGCAACGGCAACGACAGGCCCGGCTCGCACACGTTTGACCGGCGGCGGTGCACTGTCCAGGTCGAACGCCGCGGTGGACGTAGCCACGACCTTGATGGGTTCCGGTACGTCGCTTTCGAGCTTGCGTGCGGTTTGCAGCGTCGTCTCGCGCAGATTCTTCAACTCCATGCGCTTGTCTGTGTCTTGTTGGACGATGAGTAGGCCTGTTTCGTATTCGTCGGGTACGTCGAAGAAACGCGCTTCGATGCGTCCCAAGGTCCGCTCATAAGCGAGTCGGTCGCGCAACGACGCCCAAGCGGTATGAGCTTCGATCAGGACGTCCAGGGCGTTTGACGCATTGAGCATCGAGGTCGTCTTGGAACTGTCTTGCAGGACAGCCCGGCCAAGCGCGGATGCTGGGCGCTTACGGACATGCGGAAGATTCCGAGAACCTTGTCCGTCCGTTTTTGCAACAACTGCGGATATCGCTTCGTCATTCGCTTCTTTGAACGCATCAAGCGCTTTTCCGGTTGCTTCGATAGAAGCGCGGCACGCGTCGGTAACTATGATCGATTTGTTCTTCAGATTGTGCCAGGCATTTTCCAGATCCAGCAGGTCGCTGACCAGGGTGGTCTCCATATCTCCTCCTCTTTATATATGTAGGTATGGCAAAGACGGGGCCGCGCTGGCGACCCGTCCTTGTGCCTTACTTCGTTGCCGGCGTTGGGATCGGGCTCAACACAAGGGAAGGCTTGACCGATTGGTGCCAGCGGTATCGAACCTGGGAGCCGTTGGGGATAGCGGTGTCCAGCAGCGAGGTGATCCACGCGTGTTCGCGTTCCTGTGAGTACACATCGATCTGCACAGGCGTGGGGCCCTTGCTTTGCGCAGCCAAAACGCCCGCCTTCGAGATCACTGCCGCTATTTCCGGCGAATGTACACGGACCAGATTCTCCGGCAACGGCACCGTGGTCTTGTCCCACGCGTCGACCTCCTTCGACGTTGGGCCGGTATCCGTGATCGTCTTCGTCTGCAAAACCACTTGCAAACCGGCGTTGGTTTTCGAAAGTTCAGCTTGCAGAGCGGCTTGCGCCTTTCGCTGCTCGTCGAGCTGGACCTTGACGCTGGAAACCGCGGCGACGGTCGCCATCGCCGCACCACCGATACCGCACCCGATACCGACACCGACAAGCCCACCCTTGAAGGCGCCCCCGATGGCACCACCAATACAGCCGACGATCCCGCCACCGATCGCGGAGGCCGTCGTGCGGTCTTTCACGCCAACGGCGTTGCCGATGCTTTGCGTATCATTGGCTATCGAAGCGCAACCAGTGGTTGCTAGAATGGCAACGCACGTCGCACCGATGATATTGATTCGGATTGTTCGTTTGAACCGGCGTTTCATGATGTCTGTCTCCTCCAAGGATGGGCATCGCATCGA
This portion of the Robbsia betulipollinis genome encodes:
- a CDS encoding transposase, whose translation is MVEKNVPNRRYTEEFRTEAARLANSVGHNEAARRLGVPVATIGNWARKQQRNGVAGVSGAAPAATRVKLGVSEMEAEI